The window CATTATTGTTCTAGGAGGAGATGTAAAGAAATACTGAGTGAATTCAGTGTTACCTTTTTAAGCTTTTTCATTCAGATCCTATGGTTCTGAAGAGGTGAGGCAATCATTCCAAATAATGGACTATAGAACTGTCTCCACTCAGAAATTCCTACATTTAATGATTTCTAGGCTTTCTTTTAGggggataaatgaaaaaattatcaaaactaATTTTAACCTCCCTtacttataaaaaaaataaaataacagcatCATAGGTATGTGACAGGGATTCAAAAAAAATCTAGTCATAAAATATCCCCAAATAGCTTTGAATCACTGGTTTACACAACTGGGCAGTGGGTGTGCATCCTGATCACAGGTGCAACCACAGGGGCTGTATACTTGTAATGAAATTTGGGACCGTTATTAAATTTGTgattgtgtgtacatatacacaaatacttgTGAGACACCACGTACAGcaaatatatttatgcacacatctCTTTTAGTCTCAAACTTTAGTTCAACAGGTGATGACTGATGAGTATGCAGACATCTTATCAACAGAACTCAAAAAGATGCCAGAACTAATACTCCTTATGAGTAATGTCAGATGTCATTCATCTGACCCCAAGGAAGAACATACCCAACAAATGCTGTTGCTATCACAGTAAGTAGAAGAATGACGCCaatgtttcatgtttctttgtagaGGTAAGATCCGTAGTAGATTGCTCGACCCACATGTAGAAACAGGCATATAAAGAATATAGAAGCCCCATTAGCGTGCAGGTTACAAAGTAGTCAGCCGTGGTTAACATCACGGCAAATATGAGCTACAGAGGAGAAAGTGGTAAGTGTATCTGAAGTACAGTGTATTGCTAGGAAGAGGCCTGTGAGGATTTGAATAATTAGGCATACTCCTAATAGAGATCCAAAGTTCCATCAGGCAGAGATATTAGATGGAGTGGGCAGGTCAATAAAAGAGtggttgataatttttaaaaggaggtgTGTCTTTCGTAGATTGgtcattagtttttgtagttgaattacaacaatgGTTTTTCAGGTCATAGGTTATGGTTTAAGTCCATactaaaactaatatggaaatgatgcttatttttgtattgtctttgttattaatttttgggTTTGTGGCATTTGCTTCTAAGCCCTCCTCTGTATACGGGGGTTTAAGTCTTGTGGTTAGTGGGGGCTTAGGCTGTGCTATTGTTGTCAGTTTAAATAGTACGTTTTTGGGGTTAattgtatttttgatttatttaggaGGAATGTTGGTGGTGTTTGGTTATACTGCTGCTATGGCTAAGGAGGAGTATCCTGAAAGCTGAGTAGGTAATATAGTGGCTTTTAGTATGCTGTTACTCAGCTTGTTAATAGAGATGGTTTGATTTATTGTATCGGGGGAGGTTGAGGTGGTTACAGCTGTTGAATTGTTTGATTCGTTGGGTAATTACTGTGTAGGTCAGGATTGGAACGGGGTGTCTTTGTTGTACGGTTGTGGGGGTTGGGCTATGGTGTTATTaggttggattttatttattactattttagtaGTTTTGGAAGTTATTCGTGGTCTTTAGTTATAGGATTAGAAGAATTAATGTTGTAGAGATtatgaaggaaaggaagtaatATTTAATAAGTCCTTTTTGAATAGAAGTAATAGTGGAAGATATGGAACTGTGTAAGTTAGCTTGACCTTTTGGTCCGGTTTTTTCATATCACCCTAAATCAATTAGTATGGTAGCGATGTGTTGACCTATTTGTAGACTTGTCAGAGGGTTTAGTCGGTGGAAAATGTGTGTGAAATAACCTAGTATGTTTGAGAAGTTACATGTGTGGATTAGAGGTGTGATTGGCATTTTGTTAGTTAACATATTTAGCTCAATTGAAATTAGGATGCCTGCAACAGTTACTATTAGGGCTGATATTTTTGATAGGGCTGGTATAGGAATTATGGTGGGGAGGGATGTTCGTTGTGAGGAGGAAGCCTTTGAAGATACTACCTAGAGCTAGTCGTATAATAGGGTTAGTTATATTTGGATTGTTTACGGCTATTGGAGAAAGGGGTAGGAATCATGGTTCATTTAGGAGAGCAAAGTGAATTACTCGTATACTGTAGAAGGCTGTAAGCATAGGGGCAATGAGTGTTATGCACGGGGCACATTACTCATAAGGTTCATAAGAAAACCAGTACAGAGAAGATAGAAAGTAAAAATGCTCTTATGTGTCTTCAAAGAAAAGTGCACTGAATTAAGATGCAAGAATATTCAATAATGAGTATTCAAAGTCTCTAACATTCACATGTACAGTGTGAAAAGCCTTTTGCAAAgttcaaagttctttataaaaatacttatcaTCTTGGTTTAAAACTGCTATAAATGACTGTGCTTGCAGCCAGAAATTCCCTGGGAGAAAAAGAGCAGCAAATGGGAACTTTACCCCAGATCTCAAGAGCTAAAAAAGGAGGTCAAAATTTTGAGAACTCAAATTTCTAACTATCTGTTCTTTCTGGGTAGGTAAGGCAGTAGTGATTATCAATATACTTAAGTCTAATATCATCAAAATAACATAGTTAGAAGGAAATTTATGATTATCCAGAGAAGAAAAGGCTTTCAATTGCTTCATCATGGCTTTTGGATAATAAATAACATAACATTCTTTGGGTAAAGTTCATAGGAAAATCCTTTGGCGCTGCTCTTCTGACTTGATCTGAGAAACAAGAAGAGACATCCTTAGACTAACAAAACAGCTAAAATACATTAAAGGCATCTCGGATTCCATTCTTTTGCAGAAGTAGACAAAGTGTTCATATCTAAGGGAAAACTGTTTCAATTTAGATTGTCTCAGAAAGAGTGAGGACTCGGGATAATATGGATTCAGATTTTTGATGAATGATTTTTAGGCAATGGTACAGACTTTATGACTGAATAATGAAATACTCTTTCTTTAAACCATTGTTTTGGTTTGTGTTTCATTAGTTAGAGGTTTTTAGAGAGCTGAGGCTCTTGAATCGACTTCACAGGCAACCAGAAATAAAGCCTGGAAGATACAGTTGTGACATAAGCCAGGTAAAGCGACCGTAGACTCCAGACGGCGTCCGTTTTCACAAGCCAGGGGCCATGCTCTACACCCCTGCGTCAGTACTGCGTGGCTGAAATCCCTCCCTCCGTAAGCTATTCATGTCCAGGCGTGTCAAAACCTCACAACGCACAAGTAAAGTATCATCTTTAATGAAGGTTCTTTGTCTAAGGGCTTGTAAATGCATGAAAGTTACGTAGCCAAAACCTTTGGGGTTCCGGGGGATGGTGGGTCTCTGGAAGGCCAGCAGATCTGGCTTGGCGTCCATTACCTCTTCATGATTCTGCCTCACCGGGGCTTCAGACTGATCAAGAATAGTAAGGCGTATCGTGCCCTGGAAGGGCCAGGGAAGATGGCTGTCATACTCACCTTGCATCGTGTGGACAAAAAGGGAAATGTAGTTAGCGCAGCGCTGAGCACTGGGCAGCTGCAGGTGAAGGCGCATGCAGAGCTTATAGCCGGGTTTCCCAGTGTAGAATCCAGGGCTGTGGATGACTACGGGTTTCTCCTCTTCTTGGGATTTCAAATGCATCCCAAAGTTGTTGATTTTCCAGATGTAAATGCCATTGCACTGCTGCGCCTCCATCTCGGTGATCTTGTCCTCGAGGGTTCGAATGGTCCGTTTGAGGTCCCCTACGCAAGCACTCTGCGTTTCCATCTTGGCCGTCAGCTCTCGGATTTGATGGTCTTGCATCACAAGGCGACTCTCCAACTGCTGGATGGTTTCTTGGAAGTTCTGAACCTCCTGGTGGCATCCTGAGGGGATCCGGGGCACCCCCGGATCAAAAGCTGCAATGCTGATGTTCTGGATGGCCTGTGCCATCATGCGCATGTGGGCCAGAGTATCCTCTTGCAGGTGGCGTGCCAAATGATTCCTCTGCATCTAGAACAAAAACTGATCATAGTCAGAGACTGGAACAGTCAAAccaagaaaagaatgaggaaaggtcagaaaaatgaaaataatgaacacATCTATCACTCTAAAGTTTGCAATGCATTTtatgtacattatttcatttaactcttacaacaactttgtgaggcGGGTAGTTTGGTTATTATGAACTCTTATTTTAGAGAGCAGCAAACTGAGCCTCAAACCTCAAAGGTATTTCTGAATTCGACAATATCCTGTTGTCTCCTGAAAGCTGATAATTATGGTTTACTTAGAACTTCCAATGACGGAAGACTAGATTCTTTGACGCATCTTGCTGAGTAACATAAATGCCACAATTtatcagaaaagtttttttttttttttataatagctttttatttttccaaatatatgcaaaggtaagttttcaacattcagctttgaaaaactttttctcccttccttcctcccctacacagcaagcaatctgatagaggttaaacatgtgcaatgaGAAGAGTTTTTCTTGATGTTTAAAACAAAACTCACCTTCTTATCACACCCAAATGTACTGAATGTACATGGAATTGGAGCTGTTGGGCAATCTATATCATAGTGATTAGGCATctggaaagaaacaaaacaaaacaattttcctgCAAGAAATAATTTTCTCCAGACAGTTAAGATCACATTTAAGTTGACTATTTCAATCTCCAGTAAACCATTAGTAAACCAATGTCAAAGTCACACACTGCAGGTTAAATAGTATTAAATCCCATAGTATTCCAACAAATGAGATttttgagaagacaagaaaatcaGTCCCACTGTTGATACAGACTGCCCTCTAGTGGTTTTCAGAGGGAAGAGCCGTGTCTGAAGGGGCTGTAAAGGTAACAGAAGAATCCACAGCTCCAGTGGTAACAGGGTTCAGGGCCACCTAAAGCAGGACTGCTGGGGTCCAGAGCTGGGGACACTGCCAACCCCCTACCCCGCTCTGCAGCTTCTCCGTCCCTTCTGTCCACTGTCCCCAGGCCTGCCATGAGTGGCATGGCCCTTTCAGCTCCACTGGCTAACTGCAGACAAAGTTCCCAGTGCTGTGACAAATTCTAACAACACAATCCTGATTCTCGTTCCCGATGTCCCATCTTGATGCAGTAGGAAGCTTCACAGAGCAGATTTCTCCAAATAGTCCCTGAACGGCTATTGCTTCTGCTCTAATGGCACAATAAGACCTGACACTCCACTTATAGGATGAGGTTAGTGTGAGCAGTTATTTTGTGAGATCTCAAAAGTgagacttttttctttaaagaaagaaaaaattctgagaagAGAATTGGGAGCTGTGACATAAGAAACGGGAAAAAATGTAGTGTATTAAAAATGGACACTTTTGTCTTTTAGAAATAAACTCAACTGGTCATTTCAGCAACACAATCAATCAATGGAAAAGTTGAGAGTTTTCCTAGTACTTGCTGAGCAAATTATTAGATGATGATCTCTACATGGGCAGATTTCATGGTTATATTAAAATTCCTACCggtaattcttatttttcatgcTAAATTGTCCTGGGACGGCTAGCGTGATACCTAAGGCATGCTTATGATGGACTATAAATACCAACTTCTCTTTAGGCTTCAGGGCCTACAATCAActgataaaagaaaggaaaagaaagacaggaaactACAGAACTTGTTACACTTGCTCTTATCTTACACTTTCCTCTTCTCAGATGGATTCTATCTCAGGGATACTTAGCAGAGCAGAGGCTTATCTAAAACAAAATTCTGAGTTTATTAATTTGAAGATGAGAATGTTCAATGTTAATATCagcccaaccctctcattttacagatggaaacaCTGAGGCCAGCTTGCCCAAGGCACGGCCTTGCAACTTTAGCCTTCTTTGGGCTTGTGCCTCTAAAGTTCTGAGCAATCCACAGAAAATGACTGACATGGCTGGCCTCCTCCACTACCCCCTGCTGTGCTATGGAGCCCCTCTACTTTGTGGATCTCTCATTTCCAATTTCATGACCCAGACCACATTCCTGGGAGCTTTCAGGGAATGTGTCTATTTGTGAGAAAGAGTCATTCTACCTGTTCGCGGATGAGCATGGTGTTGCAGTATTTACAGAAGACTGTTGCCAGTGGACAGTTCTGGTCATGGAACtacattttggagaaaaaagaaaaaaaaaaaaaacccataagtTCTCTTATATCTTAATCCAACTAAGCAAGTCCACAGCTGATTTTTCACCTAGCCCAAATTACTCAGGAACAGTAAGATTTATGTGGCACAAACTACTTTAATGGTTTCAAAGAACTTACTTTTCCATTTCCCCAGGATATTCATAAGACTAATTGAGCATTCTAGTTCTCTGAACAGAATACTGACCAAAATGCAGTAGCTCTTCAGCTTTTCCTTAATTACTAGCTAACGAGACACAACTGAGGTTGGTGGGATTTAGGCTAAGCACTACTTCCAATTCCCCACAATCTGTCCCCCAAATTTCCATCTTCAGCATGAAGCCTCCTAATGAAACCTTGTTTTATTAAATGGAAGGAATCATTCCTAGTATGAGTTTTGCTACGTTTTGTCTCCACTGTTGCAAGTCAAATCCCATTATTAAATCCCCTCATCACCAGAAAGAATCTTCAAGTTTGGAAAATCAAATTCCATGCCTCAAATCAAACGATTTAAATCAGCATTCCATGTTGATTCTACATATACTGATATGGGGACGAGGAAGTTGATGTGATTTTGCTCTAATTATGACGCAAGAGTGACTCTTAACATCTTCAGTAAGCCAGCAAATTTCATTTGTCTCATTGTTATGAAACAGAGggaatgtagaaaaagaaaaattatagttaATATTTACATACTGTTTATTCTtcacca of the Sarcophilus harrisii chromosome 6, mSarHar1.11, whole genome shotgun sequence genome contains:
- the TRAF6 gene encoding TNF receptor-associated factor 6, with protein sequence MSLLNCEDSCGGNQPESDCCPAMASACSTGAKEDSINGSPVPGNLSSSLMEEIQGYDVEFDPPLESKYECPICLMALREAVQTPCGHRFCKACIVKSIRDAGHKCPVDNEILLENQLFPDNFAKREILSLTVKCPNEGCLLKMELRHLEDHQTHCEFALVECSQCHLSFRKYLLHNHMLTECPRRQVSCVNCAAPMPFEEKEFHDQNCPLATVFCKYCNTMLIREQMPNHYDIDCPTAPIPCTFSTFGCDKKMQRNHLARHLQEDTLAHMRMMAQAIQNISIAAFDPGVPRIPSGCHQEVQNFQETIQQLESRLVMQDHQIRELTAKMETQSACVGDLKRTIRTLEDKITEMEAQQCNGIYIWKINNFGMHLKSQEEEKPVVIHSPGFYTGKPGYKLCMRLHLQLPSAQRCANYISLFVHTMQGEYDSHLPWPFQGTIRLTILDQSEAPVRQNHEEVMDAKPDLLAFQRPTIPRNPKGFGYVTFMHLQALRQRTFIKDDTLLVRCEVLTRLDMNSLRREGFQPRSTDAGV